From a single Sander vitreus isolate 19-12246 chromosome 2, sanVit1, whole genome shotgun sequence genomic region:
- the LOC144534887 gene encoding A-type potassium channel modulatory protein KCNIP2-like gives MKSRSQDQSLSDSRELDRSYDPLTGNPPSKPNKKTLKQRFLKLLPCCRSSSSSSITQSNITDDGELSTVRYRPQRLDHLVHQTNFTKKELQVLYRGFKNECPRGVVDEETFKSIYSKFFPQGDSSMYAHFLFEAFDIHNNGSVSFEDFVVSLSIILKGSITDKLNWAFNLYDLNKDGCITREEMTNIMDSIYDMMGKYTDPCMRDNAPKEHVDNFFQKMDKNNDGVVTIEEFLDTCQKDESIMQSMHMFDNVI, from the exons ATGAAATCCAGGAGTCAGGACCAGAGTTTGTCTGACTCAAGAGAGCTGGACAGGTCTTACGACCCACTTACAG GTAATCCACCATCCAAACCCAATAAAAAGACCTTAAAGCAGAGGTTCCTCAAACTTCTCCCCTGCTGTCGCTCTAGCTCCAGCTCTTCAATTACTCAAA GTAATATAACCGATGATGGTGAGCTGTCGACGGTACGTTACCGACCGCAGAGGCTCGACCATCTCGTACATCAGACCAACTTCACCAAGAAAGAGCTGCAGGTCCTCTACCGGGGATTCAAAAAT GAGTGTCCCCGCGGTGTTGTGGATGAAGAGACTTTTAAAAGCATCTACTCCAAGTTCTTCCCTCAAGGAG ATTCAAGTATGTATGCACATTTCCTGTTTGAAGCTTTTGACATCCACAACAATGGATCGGTCAGCTTTGAG GACTTTGTCGTAAGTCTGTCCATCATCTTAAAAGGTTCCATTACTGATAAACTCAACTGGGCCTTTAATCTGTACGATCTTAACAAAGACGGCTGCATCACCAGAGAG GAGATGACAAACATCATGGACTCCATTTATGACATGATGGGAAAATATACCGATCCCTGCATGAGGGATAATGCTCCCAAAGAGCATGTTGACAACTTCTTCcag AAAATGGACAAGAACAATGACGGAGTGGTCACCATCGAGGAGTTCTTGGATACATGCCAAAAG GATGAAAGCATCATGCAGTCCATGCACATGTTTGACAATGTGATCTAA
- the armh3 gene encoding armadillo-like helical domain-containing protein 3, which yields MSQLEKKAGLLRRTSSSKKPLKEKVVLMYDEIFAKEDPAKNNPRFWDELFLMKVNLEYLESKLESVDGEEVQRIQDNINSLFHHCVQALGEEHQIKVVNALQTLCALFRGVHQKNKSTSGFDIINMLMGFDKAEQRMKDLMERLDSLLCGDGSESLKSLCLKLLLCLVTVTDNISQNTILEYVMINSIFEAILQILSDVSSRGQHGYDAVVLLALLVNYRKYESVNPYIVKLSIVDDEPTLDGMGMVVHQALTEYNRQYKDKEEEHQGGFFSTLTSMVGSMFIADADEKLSVQTNEAILLALYEAVHLNRNFITVLAQSHPEMDIPTTPTTPTPTTPTTPLGTTPPSLDMMNNPELPLDPNLQTSNLLITFLKYASIVMQDTKDEHRLNSARLCLIILTCIAEDQYADAFLHDDNMNFRVNLHRMPMRHRKKAVDKNIPSRPLVCAVLDLMVEFIVTHMMKDFPMDLYLRCVQIIHKLLCYQKKCRIRLHYTWRELWSALINLLKFLLSNETTLLAKHNIFHLALLVVNLFNMFITYGDTFLPTSNSYDELYYEIVRMHQVFDNLYCMVLRVSTNTGQWKEAASKVTHALINVRAIVNHFNPKIESYAAVNHISQLSEEQVLEVVRSNYDTLTLKLQDGLDQFERYSEQPKEAAFFKELVRSISLNVRKNVSLNTLSQDILLKEFSTIS from the exons ATGTCTCAGCTGGAGAAGAAAGCAGGGCTGCTGAGGAGGACGTCATCCTCTAAGAAACCCTTGAAAGAGAAGGTGGTGCTGATGTATGATGAGATTTTTGCT AAAGAAGACCCAGCCAAAAACAACCCTCGCTTCTGGGACGAGCTGTTTCTTATGAAG GTAAATCTAGAGTACCTGGAGTCAAAGTTGGAGAGTGTAGATGGGGAGGAAGTTCAGCGGATCCAGGACAACATCAACTCTCTGTTCCACCACTGTGTTCAGGCTCTGGGAGAGGAGCACCAGATCAAAGTAGTCAATGCCCTGCAG ACACTCTGTGCACTTTTCCGCGGGGTTCACCAGAAGAACAAGTCCACGTCTGGCTTTGACATAATCAACATGCTCATGGGCTTTGACAAGGCTGAGCAAAGGATGAAG GACCTGATGGAGAGACTGGACAGCCTTCTTTGTGGAGATGGCTCAGAGAGTCTGAAGAGCCTTTGTctgaaactgctgctgtgccTGGTGACG GTAACAGACAATATTAGTCAGAACACCATACTGGAATATGTGATGATCAACAGCATCTTTGAAGCCATTCTACAG ATCCTGTCAGATGTGTCCAGTAGAGGGCAGCATGGTTATGATGCTGTGGTCCTTCTGGCCCTGCTGGTCAACTACAGGAAATATGAG TCTGTGAACCCATACATTGTGAAGCTCTCCATTGTGGATGATGAGCCAACACTAGAT GGAATGGGTATGGTTGTCCACCAAGCTCTGACAGAATATAACAG gcagtacaaagacaaagaggaagagCACCAGGGTGGGTTCTTCTCTACCCTCACTAGTATG GTGGGCAGCATGTTTATAGCTGACGCTGATGAGAAACTCTCTGTACA GACCAATGAGGCGATTCTGCTGGCACTCTATGAGGCTGTGCACCTTAACCGCAACTTCATCACTGTATTAGCCCAA AGTCATCCTGAGATGGACATCCCAACCACACCCACCACCCCTACTCCAACCACACCTACAACACCACTTGGCACTACGCCTCCCTCCTTAGACA TGATGAACAACCCAGAGCTGCCCTTGGATCCCAACCTGCAGACCAGCAACCTTCTCATCACCTTCCTAAAGTACGCCTCCATTGTAATGCAGGATACTAAAG ATGAGCATCGCCTCAACAGTGCCAGACTGTGCCTAATCATCCTCACCTGCATAGCCGAG GACCAGTACGCTGATGCCTTTCTTCATGATGACAATATGAACTTCAGAGTCAATCTCCACAGAATG cCCATGAGGCACAGAAAAAAAGCGGTGGACAAGAACATCCCTTCACGGCCGCTGGTGTGTGCTGTTCTAG ATCTGATGGTGGAGTTTATTGTCACTCATATGATGAAGGATTTCCCCATGGATTTATACTT GCGCTGTGTGCAGATCATCCACAAACTCCTGTGCTACCAGAAGAAGTGCAGAATAAGGTTACACTACACCTGGAGAGAGCTCTGGTCAG CTCTCATCAACCTGCTCAAGTTCCTGCTGTCAAATGAGACGACACTGCTGGCCAAGCACAACATCTTTCATCTGGCCTTACTG GTAGTGAACCTGTTCAACATGTTTATAACATACGGTGACACGTTCCTGCCCACCTCCAACAGCTACGACGAGCTGTACTATGAAATTGTACGAATGCACCAGGTCTTCGACAACCTCTACTGTATGG TTTTGAGAGTATCAACCAACACGGGCCAGTGGAAGGAGGCAGCCAGCAAAGTCACACATGCCCTTATCAATGTtcg ggCCATCGTCAACCATTTTAACCCCAAGATTGAGTCATACGCTGCTGTGAACCACATCTCCCAGCTGTCAGAAGAACAG GTGTTGGAGGTGGTTCGGTCCAACTATGACACACTGACACTCAAACTGCAGGATGGTTTGGACCAGTTTGAGAGATACTCGGAGCAGCCCAAAGAGGCTGCCTTCTTTAAGGAGCTG GTGCGCTCCATCAGTCTGAATGTGAGGAAGAATGTCTCTCTGAACACACTGAGTCAGGACATCCTGCTCAAAGAGTTTTCCACCATCTCCTGA